The Methanobacterium sp. region ATGAGTTCTGTTTAAATACAAAATTCTTTCGGAAAGAGCATCAGAATACAATTGTTTTTGAATTGAAGATAAACTGAATTCCGATTCAACTGCAATTCTTATTTGATCCGTTTTATCTGATATTGCAATTCTTCCTTTTAAAGATTCTGAATCATTGCTAAAACTTAAGAGCGTTTCCGTCTTTGGATTAACTGCATTAGAATAATCTGTAAATCTAATATACGCACCTCTTATATTTCCGCTAATTGAGTAATTAAATAGGTTAGGGTTCATATCGCTAAACAAACTAATCATGCTTCTTTCTTTTTCAGTTAACTTCTCAGGCGAAACATACATTTCATCACCGCCTATATTTACTTTTGAGCTGCAGCTAGTAAAAATGAGAACAACAACTAGCAAAAACAAAAATTTTATTTTCATAATCCCTCCTGCTATGGATCTAATTCCTATCAACATATTATTTAGCTATTTTTATTTATATAAATCTTTAATGCTTTTATATGCAATATTAAAGCATATACCCCAAGGCATACTAAAAAAGCAATAATAATAAATTGCATAATAGGTAGCAAGTTTATTAATGAATTCATATAATCCTTCTCCTTTTTCAAATAATATGCAAACCTTTTGCCCTGGTCTTTACTGTAACCAGCAAAATATAACAACTATATTTTCCTTAGAAAGAATCGGTACATATTACACTATAAATCAATTGATTTAGCTATTCTTATAAATTCTTCATTAGTCAATTTATCGTCATTGCTGCTAATTACAATTGAATTTTCATAGAATTTAAATACCAAAATTAATGTCCCTGGCTTTCTAAAAATATATCCATTTTGATTATTGATTGTAATATCATATCTTTCACAGTTTTCTGTATCTACATTGAAAACTGTTTCGCTATCATAAAGTGTGATGGCAATCATATTGTTTTCTTGATTGTAGTAAGTTAGAGCATATGAACTCGCTGATTTAAATTCATCATTTTCTAAATATCCTACGGGTATGTAACCTACTTTAAAAACCATAAAAGGTTTTTCTTCTTTAGGCATAAATGAAGCATGTGTATCAAAATTTTCTATATAATAATTTAATACCTTTACCCTAAACGCATCTACTGTAGTAAAAGATATAACAAAGCCAGATGATATTACAAAAATAATTACAGCTGCCTTAATTAATGTTTTTTTAACATTGTTGTAATTTTTGACATTTTGCTCTTTATTAGACTTGTCATTAATAATTGCTGAAATACGTTTATCTAAGTCATCTTGTAGTGGATTAACTATAGTTTCATCATTTTGCAGCTCATCAAATAATAAACTATCCTTCTCAACTAAAGAAGTTGCAATCTTCCTTAGAAGAAAATCTTCATTAAGTTCATTGTTTATGTAATTATTATTTTTCATAGATTTCACCACCTTGTAACCTTTCTTTCAACATATCAATGGCTCGCTTTTTATACATTCTGATGCTATTTGCACTGATGTCTAATAGCTCTGCAATTTCCTCATAACTTAATTCCTCATATACATACCTGAATTTTATGATGGATTTATACGGCTCTGGCATATAATCCAGGGTTTCTTCTACTATTGAGTATTTATCTTGAAAAAAATCATTATTTCTGCTGTCTGCTATAACTTCTTGTATATCATCGTAATTTATATGTTCTTTTTCCTTACTTTTGTAATTTATATACGAATTTTTAACTATACTTAACAGGTATGATTTAATCTTGTATTTTCTAATCTTTTTAATTAAATCTAATTTTTCTATGATTTTTACAAAAGCAATAGATACAACATCATTTGAAATTTCATAGTCATTTGAAAGCTTATATGCATATTTCCACATGGTCTTGCCATAAGTATTATACAGATCTGTTACCAGTTCTACACCAATACCTTCTGATTCTGATTTTTTATAAAACATTCCCCGCTACCCCTTCAACGTAAATTAAATTATTACCTAATTATATCATGTAAACGTTAGCAATTGAATTATTATTTATCCCTATACTATATAGACAATTTTACTGAGTCATTTTGTAACATTATTTCAAAAAGTTCTTACAATTTTTTTAAAACAATTTATTTAGCCACAAAATTAAAATAATGAGTAGAATAAATACTACTCATCATTTCAAGCCTTAACCATAAGCTACTTTGAATTTCCATTATGTAAAAAACAATGTGAATTTACATTCTCGCCCGAATACTTTATAATAACTTAATATAAAACAACTTGGAAGAAATAATATATGAAAATACTACTTAAAATCATAATTTTTTTAATAACAATTACATATTTTTTCATCTCAAACAAAACAATATATGTTTCAACTTTAAAATATTACAGCTTATTTAGATATATCTCTGATGACAGCGAATCTTTAATAAGTTTAAACAGATATTTTATAAATTATAGGATTATAATTAGGTATCTTAGAATTCACCTAGTTGCAAGCTCTATATTATTAACGTTCAATTTCATAAATGAGATATCTCCAATAGTTCATATTATTAAAATTTCTATAGCACTTGTTGTAATATTAATAATATGTGACCTTTTATCGTTTGAAGCGAGATTAGAGGCCTTAGAAGATAAAATATACAAGACATACTATCGCATTAAATAATCTATTGACTTGTTATATTGTCAATGTAGTCATCTTTCATAGATGC contains the following coding sequences:
- a CDS encoding DUF4367 domain-containing protein, with the protein product MKNNNYINNELNEDFLLRKIATSLVEKDSLLFDELQNDETIVNPLQDDLDKRISAIINDKSNKEQNVKNYNNVKKTLIKAAVIIFVISSGFVISFTTVDAFRVKVLNYYIENFDTHASFMPKEEKPFMVFKVGYIPVGYLENDEFKSASSYALTYYNQENNMIAITLYDSETVFNVDTENCERYDITINNQNGYIFRKPGTLILVFKFYENSIVISSNDDKLTNEEFIRIAKSIDL
- a CDS encoding sigma-70 family RNA polymerase sigma factor, yielding MFYKKSESEGIGVELVTDLYNTYGKTMWKYAYKLSNDYEISNDVVSIAFVKIIEKLDLIKKIRKYKIKSYLLSIVKNSYINYKSKEKEHINYDDIQEVIADSRNNDFFQDKYSIVEETLDYMPEPYKSIIKFRYVYEELSYEEIAELLDISANSIRMYKKRAIDMLKERLQGGEIYEK